The following proteins are co-located in the Paralichthys olivaceus isolate ysfri-2021 chromosome 10, ASM2471397v2, whole genome shotgun sequence genome:
- the tsn gene encoding translin: MSVTEMFSYIQGFLSADQDVREDIRKVVQTLEQAAREILTVLQSVHQPSGFKEIPSKCARARELFCTVRTQITDLKTKFPMEQYYRFHEHWRFVLQRLAFLAAFVVYPESETLVTREEVARILGIEVVREKGFHLDVEDYLAGVLIMASELSRLAVNSVTAGDYTRPLRISNFINELDSGFRLLNLKNDPLRKRYDGLKYDVKKIEEVVYDLSIRGLAKESESGGDK; encoded by the exons GATATCCGTAAGGTGGTTCAGACGTTGGAGCAGGCAGCTAGAGAGATTCTGACAGTTCTCCAAAGTGTCCACCAACCATCTGGATTCAAAGAAA TTCCCAGTAAATGTGCAAGGGCACGTGAGTTGTTCTGCACCGTCAGGACACAAATCACAGACCTCAAAACAAAGTTTCCTATGGAGCAATATTACAG GTTCCATGAACACTGGAGGTTCGTGCTGCAGCGCTTGGCTTTCTTGGCAGCCTTTGTCGTCTACCCGGAGAGTGAAACACTTGTGACTCGAGAGGAGGTTGCTCGGATACTCGGCA TTGAGGTGGTGCGAGAGAAAGGGTTTCACTTGGATGTAGAGGACTACCTGGCGGGTGTGTTGATCATGGCCAGTGAACTG TCACGACTGGCGGTCAACAGCGTCACAGCAGGAGACTACACCCGGCCGCTCCGCATCTCCAACTTCATCAATGAGCTGGACTCGGGCTTCCGCTTGCTCAATCTGAAGAACGACCCTCTGAGGAAGCGCTACGATGGTCTGAAGTATGACGTGAAGAAGATCGAGGAGGTGGTGTACGACCTGTCCATCCGCGGCCTGGCCAAGGAGTCCGAGTCTGGCGGGGACAAGTAG